GCAACAATTTGACTCCTGTTGGTTGCGTTGGAGATGGGGTCTGTAATTTAGCTACCGAAAACTGCTTAAGTGCACCTACAGATTGCGGGACATGTGGGGCGCAGTGTGTTAATAATGGGGTTTGCTCTACCATTGAGAGAGAGCAGTATGCCAATGATAATTTATTATTTGGTTGGCGCCCCACTGATTGGGATTCAAGCACAAGTTTAGTATGTCCAGATTGTTGTTTAGGGTCAGCTGGAGTGGGGACCTGTGGTCAGTGTGGTGGTAGCGAAAGCCTTGGTGATGGTTGCTGCACATATTTGGAATGGGATGAGTTAGTTATGTCAGAAGAACCTCCTGCTCAAGATAGAATAGATGATCTTTACTATGACTGTTATAATACAACGTATACACCTCCTCCAGCTAGTGATGGTGGCGACACCGGAGGTGGTGGTGGTGGAGGAGGAGGTGCTGGTGTTTCTTATTGTTCAGAGTTGTATGTTGACGGTTCTCCTTTTGAATTTTGCTTTCAATACACCTAATTCAGGTAAATGACTTCCTTTTTATTTTTATCTTTTTTTCATTCATTCACGGATATTTTTGTTGGTGGTAGGGGGTTGATTAAGACTCTAGCTTGGTTGTGTTATCTTCTGCTTTTAATTGTTTTTTATCGTTTAGGGCTAAATAAAAAAAAAAGAAATTATTCTTGGTTGTGGGCGTGGCTATCTTTAGCGGCAGCCTATCTTTACGGAATTTTCTTACAGTTTTATTTTTCTCATCACTATCAAATACCTTTTTGGGAGCATTCTGTTTTTGGTTTTTCCAAAGAGATTTCTAGTACGTTTTTTTACCACAACCATATTGTTAAGGGGGCTGTAGGCTGGCTTTTTACTCTGTTTAACAATCCGGAAACTAGTAATTTTGATGCCGGGCAAGCTTATTTAGGATGGGCGCCAACCATTTTTTGGGTTTTTGGCGCCCTTATTTT
This window of the Candidatus Parcubacteria bacterium genome carries:
- a CDS encoding hypothetical protein (Derived by automated computational analysis using gene prediction method: GeneMarkS-2+.), encoding MKKKNNFFKLCCENLIIDRYLFLSIILSFVIAALIPSLFLSAAPLNTPGGGYRVEARTLSGPIFYYNGGVLNPIGCCVNNVSYQDYFVPTNSKAEWNSFYNSATAGALRNNLTPVGCVGDGVCNLATENCLSAPTDCGTCGAQCVNNGVCSTIEREQYANDNLLFGWRPTDWDSSTSLVCPDCCLGSAGVGTCGQCGGSESLGDGCCTYLEWDELVMSEEPPAQDRIDDLYYDCYNTTYTPPPASDGGDTGGGGGGGGGAGVSYCSELYVDGSPFEFCFQYT
- a CDS encoding hypothetical protein (Derived by automated computational analysis using gene prediction method: GeneMarkS-2+.), translated to MTSFLFLSFFHSFTDIFVGGRGLIKTLAWLCYLLLLIVFYRLGLNKKKRNYSWLWAWLSLAAAYLYGIFLQFYFSHHYQIPFWEHSVFGFSKEISSTFFYHNHIVKGAVGWLFTLFNNPETSNFDAGQAYLGWAPTIFWVFGALILILLIGLSVFYFFTSFQKYLEKVNKRQKCFLIFSYSILAFALIETAFDGGLLVRGAVLSFLAIPLFGRTVKNKKIPNYFFLINAFLSFIVSVLFYHYRRVLDPGGLYNTLLTVSFWSLLNLLLYFSQKNCHFWLFWQ